From the genome of Myripristis murdjan chromosome 22, fMyrMur1.1, whole genome shotgun sequence, one region includes:
- the ttc9 gene encoding tetratricopeptide repeat protein 9A, with product MSASKAGQDGPSRAEESGTGSGTDSGGGGSPRLQQGAHPPSGSRTRDARYQQQQQQRHHGGSMLKQPSHSEPADAVRRALDFKTQGTQCYKDKKYREAIGKYHRALLEMKGLCRVLGDPDTSSKSPSSLLPTISKSTSLTDEQKGAMENAELECYNSLAACLLQMELVNYERVKEYCLKVLRKEGANFKALYRSGVAYYHLGDFQKALYYLKESHKQEPSDTNVIRYIQLTEMKIRRNAQREKKEAT from the exons ATGAGTGCGAGCAAGGCTGGGCAGGACGGCCCCTCCAGAGCGGAGGAGAGCGGCACCGGGAGCGGCACggacagcggcggcggcggctcccCGCGGCTCCAGCAGGGCGCTCATCCTCCCAGCGGCAGCCGGACCAGAGATGCCAgataccagcagcagcagcagcagaggcatcATGGTGGGTCGATGCTGAAGCAGCCATCCCACTCCGAGCCAGCTGATGCCGTGAGACGGGCGCTCGACTTCAAGACCCAGGGCACCCAGTGCTACAAGGATAAGAAGTACAGGGAGGCGATTGGCAAGTACCACCGCGCTCTGCTGGAGATGAAGGGGCTGTGCAGGGTGCTGGGCGATCCAGACACCAGCTCCAaatccccctcctctctcctgccgACCATCAGCAAGTCCACATCGCTGACAGACGAGCAGAAAGGTGCCATGGAGAATGCAGAGCTGGAGTGTTACAACAGCCTGGCCG cctgcCTGCTGCAGATGGAGCTGGTGAACTACGAGCGAGTGAAGGAATATTGTCTGAAAGTCCTGCGCAAGGAGGGAGCCAATTTCAAAGCCCTGTATCGCTCTGGTGTGGCTTATTACCACCTTGGTGACTTCCAGAAGGCCCTGTACTACCTCAAGGAGTCACACAAACAGGAGCCCTCAG ACACCAATGTTATCCGCTACATCCAGTTGACAGAGATGAAAATTCGCCGAAATGCccaaagggaaaagaaagaggcaACATAA
- the map3k9 gene encoding mitogen-activated protein kinase kinase kinase 9 isoform X2 yields MDVFKPALDDSLSPKACVSSSTETEADVFRWPEPENGISGAPAAGPAASGFWTAVFDYEASADDELSLRKGDLVEVLSKDSLVSGDEGWWTGMIADRVGIFPSNYVSSGNGIPEKIRDTSDQQYSDYSVPPLHLLEIDFSELTLEEIIGVGGFGKVYRALWQGNEVAVKAARRDPDEDVEQTLESVRQEAKLFAMLHHPNIMALLGVCLQEPNLCLVMEFARGGPLNRALAGKRIPPCTLVDWAVQIARAMHYLHCQAIVPIIHRDLKSSNILILERVEMEDLSNKTLKITDFGLAREWHRTTKMSAAGTYAWMAPEVIRSSTFSKGSDVWSYGVLLWELLTGEVPFRGIDGLAVAYGVAMNKLALPIPSTCPEPFARLMEDCWSPDPHSRPLFTSVLDQLTAIEESGFFEMPVESFHSLQDDWKLEIQEMFDQLRTKEKELRSWEEELSRAALQQKCQEEALRRREQELAEREIHILERELNIIIHQLYQEKPRVESRQGKFRRSRLKLKDGNRISLPSDFQHKITVQASPSHDRRRSLLSSGSSPPTSPPILPRLRAIQLTPGEGNLTAWGRNAGFQQEEEEGERKGSRKKGRSRGSGPYREHSADASVKPAHEGSRQRSCSAPNLRRSPRHSPAVPGVPSLVEMENEDCCFTAEPGSSPGQSYLCIPFNRDGHAAAANGDGGEYCPSGHVPETPPSRKSPGGARRSELVLLGCGALLAAVGLGFNLLTLAQPEGSIKPRWEGFFHRTGGQRRSTSPPTRRLFRRESPLKPPAPSLPERGVPASLTLLSLSSVSDCNSTRSLLRSDSEELLVYRPASPPPRAAVPRHVLQPQTLQAPVNPLVNTHLESFKRNPRQSLTPTHIPCAPSSSRSLRRTPSDGAIKKNCPPNNLQPLPEQTTLENTGGFRGVKEECSEVPRLPDPNVVFPPTPRRRCAPERPKTLDFVARPRPSPRARCDMFWAEGRPRGSLGNGESPAHTSSTETPPTVEFGRDMAVPPTPMEAPTPYSPRRNDNLLDLQDEGQCRDGTVPLCRPELSFPKDSPYRYRPGFWS; encoded by the exons ATGGATGTCTTCAAACCTGCTTTGGACGATAGTTTGAGTCCCAAGGCGTGCGTTTCCTCATCGACTGAAACGGAGGCAGATGTTTTTCGCTGGCCGGAACCGGAGAATGGCATCAGCGGCGCGCCGGCTGCAGGTCCAGCCGCGTCGGGCTTCTGGACGGCCGTCTTCGACTATGAAGCGAGTGCGGACGATGAGCTCAGCCTGCGGAAGGGGGACCTGGTGGAGGTCCTGTCCAAGGATTCCCTGGTGTCGGGAGATGAGGGCTGGTGGACTGGTATGATAGCGGACCGGGTCGGCATTTTCCCCAGTAATTATGTCAGCAGTGGGAATGGCATTCCGGAGAAAATACGGGACACCTCAGATCAGCAGTACTCAGATTACTCAGTGCCTCCTCTGCACC TTCTGGAGATTGACTTCTCAGAGCTGACGCTGGAAGAGATCATTGGGGTCGGTGGTTTTGGAAAGGTGTACCGCGCATTGTGGCAGGGCAATGAGGTAGCAGTGAAGGCGGCACGACGGGACCCAGATGAGGACGTGGAGCAGACTTTGGAGAGCGTACGACAAGAGGCCAAGCTCTTCGCCATGCTTCACCATCCCAACATCATGGCTCTGCTCGGGGTCTGCCTGCAGGAGCCCAACCTCTGTCTGGTCATGGAGTTCGCCCGGGGTGGCCCCCTCAACCGGGCCCTGGCAGGGAAACGCATCCCTCCCTGCACACTGGTAGACTGGGCTGTGCAGATCGCCCGTGCCATGCACTATCTCCACTGTCAAGCCATCGTCCCCATTATTCACCGGGACCTCAAGTCCAGCAATA TCCTTATCCTTGAGCGGGTCGAGATGGAAGACCTTAGCAACAAGACTCTGAAGATCACAGACTTTGGCCTGGCCCGAGAGTGGCACCGCACCACCAAGATGAGCGCCGCCGGCACCTATGCCTGGATGGCCCCCGAGGTTATCCGCTCGTCCACCTTCTCCAAGGGTAGCGACGTCTGGAG TTATGGCGTGCTGCTGTGGGAGCTGCTAACAGGAGAGGTGCCTTTTCGGGGTATTGATGGTCTTGCTGTTGCTTATGGTGTGGCAATGAACAAACTGGCTTTGCCCATCCCCTCCACCTGTCCTGAGCCATTTGCACGTCTTATGGAGG ACTGCTGGAGCCCAGATCCTCACTCCCGGCCCCTGTTCACCAGTGTCCTGGACCAGCTGACTGCCATCGAGGAGTCCGGCTTTTTTGAGATGCCAGTCGAGTCCTTCCACTCTCTGCAGGATGACTGGAAACTGGAAATACAGGAAATGTTTGATCAACTGAGGACCAAGGAGAAG GAGCTGCGATCGTGGGAGGAGGAGCTTAGCCGCGCGGCGCTACAGCAGAAGTGCCAGGAGGAGGCGCTGAGGAGGCGCGAGCAGGAGCTGGCGGAGCGAGAGATCCACATCCTGGAGCGAGAGCTGAACATCATCATCCACCAGCTGTACCAGGAGAAACCTCGCGTGGAGAGCAGGCAGGGCAAGTTCCGCCGCAGTCGCCTTAAACTGAAGGACGGGAACAGGATTAGCTTGCCATCAG ATTTCCAGCACAAAATCACAGTGCAGGCTTCGCCCTCACATGATCGACGCCGGAGTTTGCTCAGCAGCGGTTCCAGCCCTCCGACCAGTCCACCGATACTGCCCCGTCTGAGAGCCATCCAGC TCACCCCGGGGGAGGGCAACCTCACGGCCTGGGGTCGCAATGCAGGTTTCcagcaggaagaagaggagggggagaggaagggcTCCAGGAAGAAGGGCAGATCCCGTGGCTCGGGGCCATACAGGGAGCACAGCGCAGACGCCAG TGTGAAGCCTGCCCATGAGGGCAGCAGGCAGCGGTCCTGCAGTGCCCCTAACCTGCGTCGGTCCCCCCGACACAGTCCAGCCGTGCCTGGAGTGCCAAGCCTCGTGGAGATGG AGAATGAAGACTGCTGCTTCACCGCTGAGCCAGGCAGCTCTCCTGGCCAGTCCTACCTCTGCATCCCCTTCAACAGGGACGGCCACGCGGCTGCTGCTAACGGTGATGGAGGAGAGTACTGCCCCAGTGGCCATGTCCCAGAAACACCCCCGAGCAGGAAGAGCCCAGGTGGGGCCCGGCGCTCCGAGCTGGTCCTGCTGGGCTGCGGGGCCCTGCTGGCAGCCGTCGGATTGGGCTTCAACCTGCTGACTTTAGCTCAGCCTGAGGGGAGCATCAAGCCGCGATGGGAGGGTTTCTTCCACAGAACAGGGGGCCAGAGGCGGAGCACCAGCCCCCCGACTCGCAGACTGTTCCGACGGGAAAGCCCTCTGAAACCTCCAGCACCCTCGCTGCCCGAGCGAGGCGTGCCTGCCTCTTTGACACTGCTGTCCTTATCCTCGGTGTCTGACTGTAACTCGACTCGCTCACTGCTGCGCTCTGACAGTGAGGAGTTGTTAGTCTACCGTCCCGCCTCGCCGCCTCCACGGGCTGCTGTCCCGCGTCACGTCTTGCAGCCGCAGACGCTGCAAGCCCCTGTCAACCCTCTGGTCAACACTCACCTCGAGAGCTTCAAGCGCAACCCGCGCCAGTCTCTCACACCCACGCACATCCCCTGCGCCCCGAGCTCCTCGCGTAGCTTACGCAGAACCCCGTCCGACGGAGCAATCAAGAAGAACTGCCCTCCGAATAATCTCCAGCCTTTGCCAGAACAAACAACATTAGAAAACACAG GAGGCTTTAGAGGTGTAAAGGAAGAGTGTTCTGAGGTACCACGCCTACCCGACCCAAATGTGGTGTTCCCTCCAACACCGCGTCGTCGCTGTGCTCCCGAACGCCCCAAAACTCTGGACTTTGTGGCTCGGCCGCGGCCCTCCCCGCGGGCGCGCTGTGACATGTTCTGGGCTGAAGGGAGGCCCAGGGGGAGCCTGGGTAACGGAGAGTCCCCCGCCCACACCTCCAGCACAGAGACCCCTCCCACTGTGGAGTTTGGGAGGGACATGGCCGTGCCGCCTACACCCATGGAGGCCCCGACACCCTACTCCCCACGCAGGAACGACAACCTGCTGGATTTGCAGGACGAGGGACAGTGCCGGGACGGGACGGTCCCACTCTGTAGACCGGAGCTCAGCTTTCCCAAAGACTCACCTTACCGCTACAGGCCTGGATTCTGGTCTTAA
- the map3k9 gene encoding mitogen-activated protein kinase kinase kinase 9 isoform X1 — MDVFKPALDDSLSPKACVSSSTETEADVFRWPEPENGISGAPAAGPAASGFWTAVFDYEASADDELSLRKGDLVEVLSKDSLVSGDEGWWTGMIADRVGIFPSNYVSSGNGIPEKIRDTSDQQYSDYSVPPLHLLEIDFSELTLEEIIGVGGFGKVYRALWQGNEVAVKAARRDPDEDVEQTLESVRQEAKLFAMLHHPNIMALLGVCLQEPNLCLVMEFARGGPLNRALAGKRIPPCTLVDWAVQIARAMHYLHCQAIVPIIHRDLKSSNILILERVEMEDLSNKTLKITDFGLAREWHRTTKMSAAGTYAWMAPEVIRSSTFSKGSDVWSYGVLLWELLTGEVPFRGIDGLAVAYGVAMNKLALPIPSTCPEPFARLMEDCWSPDPHSRPLFTSVLDQLTAIEESGFFEMPVESFHSLQDDWKLEIQEMFDQLRTKEKELRSWEEELSRAALQQKCQEEALRRREQELAEREIHILERELNIIIHQLYQEKPRVESRQGKFRRSRLKLKDGNRISLPSDFQHKITVQASPSHDRRRSLLSSGSSPPTSPPILPRLRAIQLTPGEGNLTAWGRNAGFQQEEEEGERKGSRKKGRSRGSGPYREHSADASVKPAHEGSRQRSCSAPNLRRSPRHSPAVPGVPSLVEMENEDCCFTAEPGSSPGQSYLCIPFNRDGHAAAANGDGGEYCPSGHVPETPPSRKSPGGARRSELVLLGCGALLAAVGLGFNLLTLAQPEGSIKPRWEGFFHRTGGQRRSTSPPTRRLFRRESPLKPPAPSLPERGVPASLTLLSLSSVSDCNSTRSLLRSDSEELLVYRPASPPPRAAVPRHVLQPQTLQAPVNPLVNTHLESFKRNPRQSLTPTHIPCAPSSSRSLRRTPSDGAIKKNCPPNNLQPLPEQTTLENTAGGFRGVKEECSEVPRLPDPNVVFPPTPRRRCAPERPKTLDFVARPRPSPRARCDMFWAEGRPRGSLGNGESPAHTSSTETPPTVEFGRDMAVPPTPMEAPTPYSPRRNDNLLDLQDEGQCRDGTVPLCRPELSFPKDSPYRYRPGFWS, encoded by the exons ATGGATGTCTTCAAACCTGCTTTGGACGATAGTTTGAGTCCCAAGGCGTGCGTTTCCTCATCGACTGAAACGGAGGCAGATGTTTTTCGCTGGCCGGAACCGGAGAATGGCATCAGCGGCGCGCCGGCTGCAGGTCCAGCCGCGTCGGGCTTCTGGACGGCCGTCTTCGACTATGAAGCGAGTGCGGACGATGAGCTCAGCCTGCGGAAGGGGGACCTGGTGGAGGTCCTGTCCAAGGATTCCCTGGTGTCGGGAGATGAGGGCTGGTGGACTGGTATGATAGCGGACCGGGTCGGCATTTTCCCCAGTAATTATGTCAGCAGTGGGAATGGCATTCCGGAGAAAATACGGGACACCTCAGATCAGCAGTACTCAGATTACTCAGTGCCTCCTCTGCACC TTCTGGAGATTGACTTCTCAGAGCTGACGCTGGAAGAGATCATTGGGGTCGGTGGTTTTGGAAAGGTGTACCGCGCATTGTGGCAGGGCAATGAGGTAGCAGTGAAGGCGGCACGACGGGACCCAGATGAGGACGTGGAGCAGACTTTGGAGAGCGTACGACAAGAGGCCAAGCTCTTCGCCATGCTTCACCATCCCAACATCATGGCTCTGCTCGGGGTCTGCCTGCAGGAGCCCAACCTCTGTCTGGTCATGGAGTTCGCCCGGGGTGGCCCCCTCAACCGGGCCCTGGCAGGGAAACGCATCCCTCCCTGCACACTGGTAGACTGGGCTGTGCAGATCGCCCGTGCCATGCACTATCTCCACTGTCAAGCCATCGTCCCCATTATTCACCGGGACCTCAAGTCCAGCAATA TCCTTATCCTTGAGCGGGTCGAGATGGAAGACCTTAGCAACAAGACTCTGAAGATCACAGACTTTGGCCTGGCCCGAGAGTGGCACCGCACCACCAAGATGAGCGCCGCCGGCACCTATGCCTGGATGGCCCCCGAGGTTATCCGCTCGTCCACCTTCTCCAAGGGTAGCGACGTCTGGAG TTATGGCGTGCTGCTGTGGGAGCTGCTAACAGGAGAGGTGCCTTTTCGGGGTATTGATGGTCTTGCTGTTGCTTATGGTGTGGCAATGAACAAACTGGCTTTGCCCATCCCCTCCACCTGTCCTGAGCCATTTGCACGTCTTATGGAGG ACTGCTGGAGCCCAGATCCTCACTCCCGGCCCCTGTTCACCAGTGTCCTGGACCAGCTGACTGCCATCGAGGAGTCCGGCTTTTTTGAGATGCCAGTCGAGTCCTTCCACTCTCTGCAGGATGACTGGAAACTGGAAATACAGGAAATGTTTGATCAACTGAGGACCAAGGAGAAG GAGCTGCGATCGTGGGAGGAGGAGCTTAGCCGCGCGGCGCTACAGCAGAAGTGCCAGGAGGAGGCGCTGAGGAGGCGCGAGCAGGAGCTGGCGGAGCGAGAGATCCACATCCTGGAGCGAGAGCTGAACATCATCATCCACCAGCTGTACCAGGAGAAACCTCGCGTGGAGAGCAGGCAGGGCAAGTTCCGCCGCAGTCGCCTTAAACTGAAGGACGGGAACAGGATTAGCTTGCCATCAG ATTTCCAGCACAAAATCACAGTGCAGGCTTCGCCCTCACATGATCGACGCCGGAGTTTGCTCAGCAGCGGTTCCAGCCCTCCGACCAGTCCACCGATACTGCCCCGTCTGAGAGCCATCCAGC TCACCCCGGGGGAGGGCAACCTCACGGCCTGGGGTCGCAATGCAGGTTTCcagcaggaagaagaggagggggagaggaagggcTCCAGGAAGAAGGGCAGATCCCGTGGCTCGGGGCCATACAGGGAGCACAGCGCAGACGCCAG TGTGAAGCCTGCCCATGAGGGCAGCAGGCAGCGGTCCTGCAGTGCCCCTAACCTGCGTCGGTCCCCCCGACACAGTCCAGCCGTGCCTGGAGTGCCAAGCCTCGTGGAGATGG AGAATGAAGACTGCTGCTTCACCGCTGAGCCAGGCAGCTCTCCTGGCCAGTCCTACCTCTGCATCCCCTTCAACAGGGACGGCCACGCGGCTGCTGCTAACGGTGATGGAGGAGAGTACTGCCCCAGTGGCCATGTCCCAGAAACACCCCCGAGCAGGAAGAGCCCAGGTGGGGCCCGGCGCTCCGAGCTGGTCCTGCTGGGCTGCGGGGCCCTGCTGGCAGCCGTCGGATTGGGCTTCAACCTGCTGACTTTAGCTCAGCCTGAGGGGAGCATCAAGCCGCGATGGGAGGGTTTCTTCCACAGAACAGGGGGCCAGAGGCGGAGCACCAGCCCCCCGACTCGCAGACTGTTCCGACGGGAAAGCCCTCTGAAACCTCCAGCACCCTCGCTGCCCGAGCGAGGCGTGCCTGCCTCTTTGACACTGCTGTCCTTATCCTCGGTGTCTGACTGTAACTCGACTCGCTCACTGCTGCGCTCTGACAGTGAGGAGTTGTTAGTCTACCGTCCCGCCTCGCCGCCTCCACGGGCTGCTGTCCCGCGTCACGTCTTGCAGCCGCAGACGCTGCAAGCCCCTGTCAACCCTCTGGTCAACACTCACCTCGAGAGCTTCAAGCGCAACCCGCGCCAGTCTCTCACACCCACGCACATCCCCTGCGCCCCGAGCTCCTCGCGTAGCTTACGCAGAACCCCGTCCGACGGAGCAATCAAGAAGAACTGCCCTCCGAATAATCTCCAGCCTTTGCCAGAACAAACAACATTAGAAAACACAG CAGGAGGCTTTAGAGGTGTAAAGGAAGAGTGTTCTGAGGTACCACGCCTACCCGACCCAAATGTGGTGTTCCCTCCAACACCGCGTCGTCGCTGTGCTCCCGAACGCCCCAAAACTCTGGACTTTGTGGCTCGGCCGCGGCCCTCCCCGCGGGCGCGCTGTGACATGTTCTGGGCTGAAGGGAGGCCCAGGGGGAGCCTGGGTAACGGAGAGTCCCCCGCCCACACCTCCAGCACAGAGACCCCTCCCACTGTGGAGTTTGGGAGGGACATGGCCGTGCCGCCTACACCCATGGAGGCCCCGACACCCTACTCCCCACGCAGGAACGACAACCTGCTGGATTTGCAGGACGAGGGACAGTGCCGGGACGGGACGGTCCCACTCTGTAGACCGGAGCTCAGCTTTCCCAAAGACTCACCTTACCGCTACAGGCCTGGATTCTGGTCTTAA